The following proteins are encoded in a genomic region of Opisthocomus hoazin isolate bOpiHoa1 chromosome 4, bOpiHoa1.hap1, whole genome shotgun sequence:
- the SLC25A36 gene encoding solute carrier family 25 member 36, giving the protein MSQRDTLVHLFAGGCGGTVGAILTCPLEVVKTRLQSSSVTLYISEVHLNTVNGASINRVTRVSPGPLHCLKMILQKEGPRSLFRGLGPNLVGVAPSRAIYFAAYSNCKEKLNNIFNPDSTQVHMISAGVAGFTAITTTNPIWLIKTRLQLDARNRGEKRMSAFECVQKVYRSDGIKGFYRGMSASYAGISETVIHFVIYESIKRKLLEYKTASAMDNEDESAKEASDFVGMMMAAATSKTCATSIAYPHEVVRTRLREEGTKYRSFFQTLSLLVREEGYGSLYRGLTTHLVRQIPNTAIMMSTYEVVVYLLDG; this is encoded by the exons ATGAGCCAGAGAGACACCCTGGTGCATCTCTTCGCTGGCGG ATGTGGAGGTACTGTTGGTGCAATTCTGACATGTCCACTGGAAGTTGTGAAAACACGATTGCAGTCCTCGTCTGTGACTCTCTACATCTCTGAAGTCCATCTCAACACTGTGAATGGTGCTAGCATCAATCGAGTAACAAGAGTTTCTCCTGGACCTCTCCATTGTTTGAA gaTGATCTTGCAAAAGGAAGGTCCTCGTTCTCTGTTTAGAGGGCTTGGTCCTAATTTAGTAGGCGTTGCTCCTTCCAG AGCGATATATTTTGCTGCTTACTCAAACTGCAAGGAAAAATTGAACAATATTTTCAATCCAGATTCTACCCAGGTACACATGATTTCAGCTGGTGTGGCAG gttTTACTGCAATCACAACAACTAATCCAATTTGGCTAATAAAGACGCGGTTACAGCTTGATGCAAG GAATCGTGGAGAAAAGCGAATGAGTGCTTTTGAATGTGTCCAAAAAGTTTATCGATCAGATGGTATTAAAGGCTTTTACAGAGGAATGTCAGCATCCTACGCAGGCATATCTGAGACTGTTATTCATTTTGTTATTTATGAGAGTATTAAGAGAAAACTACTGGAGTATAAGACTGCTTCTGCCATGGACAATGAGGATGAATCGGCAAAAGAAGCTTCGGACTTTGTTGGAATGATGATGGCTGCTGCCACTTCTAAAACTTGTGCAACATCAATAGCATATCCCCATG AGGTTGTACGAACCAGACTAAGAGAAGAGGGAACAAAATACAGATCTTTCTTCCAGACACTATCTTTGCTTGTGCGAGAAGAAGGGTATGGATCCCTCTACCGAGGTTTAACTACACATCTGGTCAGACAGATTCCAAACACAGCTATCATGATGTCAACCTATGAAGTGGTAGTCTACTTGCTCGATGGATAG